A window of the Natronomonas salina genome harbors these coding sequences:
- a CDS encoding cobyrinic acid a,c-diamide synthase: MKGVVIAGTASGVGKTVATLAALRALQRQGYDPQPAKAGPDFIDPSHHAVVCDRPSRSLDPWLSGEVGCRRNYWRGGGDVCVVEGMMGLYDGANSTAYVAETLDLPVVLVVDAAAGMESVAAQALGFREYAAEADRDVDVAGVLAQRAHGGRHAEGIREALPDGLEYVGRIPPLSGLEIPDRHLGLEMGEESPIDRDALEDASEHVDVDRLLDLAREPLRPEPEPSRPLTDTTVAVADDAAFCFSYPATRERLRERAEVTTFSPVAGDPVPDCDGVYLPGGYPELHGAELEAGGTLDELGDRAAEGLPVLGECGGFMALCETLTDAEGATHEMAGVLPADVKMRERYQALDHVELVARDDALTADAGASVRGHEFHYSSADVAPDASFAFDVEGGDGIADGKDGLAEYRTLGTYAHVHADSGAFDTFVERL, translated from the coding sequence GTGAAGGGCGTCGTCATCGCCGGCACGGCCTCGGGCGTCGGCAAGACCGTCGCGACGCTCGCCGCCCTCCGGGCCCTCCAGCGGCAGGGGTACGACCCCCAGCCCGCGAAGGCCGGACCGGACTTCATCGACCCGAGCCACCACGCGGTCGTCTGCGACCGCCCCTCCCGGTCGCTGGACCCGTGGCTCTCCGGCGAGGTCGGCTGCCGGCGCAACTACTGGCGGGGCGGCGGCGACGTCTGCGTCGTCGAGGGGATGATGGGCCTGTACGACGGCGCGAACTCGACGGCCTACGTCGCCGAGACCCTCGACCTCCCCGTGGTCCTCGTCGTCGACGCCGCGGCGGGCATGGAGAGCGTCGCCGCGCAGGCGCTCGGCTTCCGGGAGTACGCCGCCGAGGCCGACCGGGACGTCGACGTGGCCGGCGTCCTCGCCCAGCGCGCCCACGGCGGCCGCCACGCCGAGGGCATCCGCGAGGCGCTCCCGGACGGCCTCGAGTACGTCGGTCGGATTCCGCCGCTGTCCGGCCTGGAGATCCCCGACCGCCACCTCGGCCTCGAGATGGGCGAGGAGTCGCCCATCGACCGCGACGCCCTCGAGGACGCCAGCGAGCACGTCGACGTCGACCGGCTGCTGGACCTGGCCCGCGAACCGCTCCGACCGGAGCCCGAGCCCTCGCGACCGCTGACGGACACGACCGTCGCCGTCGCCGACGACGCGGCGTTCTGCTTCTCGTACCCCGCCACCCGCGAGCGCCTCCGGGAACGGGCCGAGGTGACGACCTTCTCGCCGGTCGCCGGCGACCCGGTCCCCGACTGCGACGGCGTCTACCTCCCCGGCGGCTACCCCGAACTCCACGGCGCCGAACTCGAAGCCGGCGGGACGCTCGACGAACTGGGCGACCGCGCCGCCGAGGGACTGCCCGTCCTGGGCGAGTGCGGCGGTTTCATGGCGCTCTGCGAGACGCTCACCGACGCGGAGGGGGCGACCCACGAGATGGCCGGCGTCCTCCCCGCCGACGTCAAGATGCGGGAGCGCTACCAGGCCCTCGACCACGTCGAACTCGTCGCCCGCGACGACGCGCTGACCGCCGACGCCGGGGCGAGCGTCCGCGGCCACGAGTTCCACTACTCGTCCGCGGACGTCGCCCCCGACGCCAGCTTCGCCTTCGACGTCGAGGGGGGCGACGGCATCGCCGACGGGAAGGACGGCCTCGCCGAGTACCGGACTCTGGGGACCTACGCGCACGTCCACGCCGATTCGGGAGCGTTCGACACCTTCGTCGAGCGGCTGTAG
- a CDS encoding efflux RND transporter permease subunit: MKLDSFARALVYEHRRKVIAVTLATVFVLSLGLPGVVIDTTLEEFRGGTEEHAADAYVDRHLSGQAPNSTAALVVVRDDENVLTTDRYRQQLRAQQRLRNDPVVGPTLVEEQQPLGLANVVAIVAIRSDEGQDVREITVEPRPSLEAQIAAMEDLSAAERRLYTAWAVGIVMDGVDHTWPEGGPFATVPTSYEGNGKYAESTAILVSQRDDVPAEDLAAAQTRMADIVDEEVEGEAMVIGDGVIDDELRRSSFDSLGIVGPLAFLFILLVLLYAYRDVYDVALGLLGVGLVLVWTFGFMGWAGITFNQLFVAVPVLLMGLSIDYAIHVFMRYREERPPGGASDARPGAGDGGFEFGDGDDAGRPPSVRKAMGTALAGVTVALALVTATTATGFLSNVVSEVQPIRQFGVVSAVGILGAFVVFALLIPALKVELDRWLEARGHDRRQTAFGTEGGRLSAALAVPIAAARLSPKGVLAAALVVTLVAGAGAATVDTTFEQEDLLVEEVPDWMEGLGPLAPGEYTAQENIAFVDGATYIYDGTSTQILVRGDVTANDTLERVQNASDAANGTDVVLVMPDDTYGTQSPVRMMGELADDNESFAETFEAADTDGDGVPDRNLEAVYDAFYAAAPDGAGNWVHREDGEYVALRIVVPVDGTAGEPAIAEQVRSAAEPVDGDGLDATATGQPIMNQAVAENLLSTVLYSLAITLAVVLAVLMAVYRRVEGYASLGAVTLVPIALAVVWITGSMAALGIPFNVMTALITSFTIGLGIDYCIHVSERYVYELNREVGRDEALENAVLGTGGALLGSTASTAGGIAILGFALLVPLQQFGVITALTIVYAFVGSVVVLPSLLALWTEWADADPAAVPEHVQRRGQRRQQHSGE, encoded by the coding sequence ATGAAGCTGGACTCCTTCGCTCGAGCCCTCGTCTACGAGCACCGTCGGAAGGTCATCGCCGTCACCCTAGCGACGGTGTTCGTCCTCAGTCTGGGGCTCCCGGGCGTCGTCATCGACACCACCCTCGAGGAGTTCCGCGGCGGCACCGAGGAGCACGCCGCCGACGCGTACGTCGACCGGCACCTCAGCGGGCAGGCCCCGAACTCGACGGCCGCCCTCGTCGTCGTCCGCGACGACGAGAACGTCCTGACGACCGACCGGTACCGCCAGCAGCTACGGGCCCAGCAGCGGTTGCGGAACGACCCCGTCGTCGGCCCGACGCTCGTCGAAGAGCAGCAACCGCTCGGCCTCGCGAACGTTGTCGCCATCGTCGCCATCCGGTCGGACGAGGGACAGGACGTCCGGGAGATCACCGTCGAGCCGCGGCCGTCCCTCGAGGCGCAGATCGCGGCCATGGAGGACCTCTCGGCCGCCGAGCGCCGGCTCTACACCGCCTGGGCGGTCGGCATCGTGATGGACGGCGTCGACCACACCTGGCCGGAGGGCGGCCCCTTCGCGACGGTGCCGACGAGCTACGAGGGCAACGGCAAGTACGCCGAGTCGACCGCGATCCTCGTCTCCCAGCGCGACGACGTCCCCGCCGAGGACCTCGCGGCGGCCCAGACCCGGATGGCCGATATCGTCGACGAGGAGGTCGAGGGGGAGGCGATGGTGATCGGCGACGGCGTGATCGACGACGAACTCCGCCGGTCGTCGTTCGACAGCCTCGGCATCGTCGGCCCCCTGGCGTTCCTGTTCATCCTGCTCGTGCTGCTGTACGCCTACCGCGACGTCTACGACGTGGCGCTGGGGCTGCTCGGCGTCGGCCTCGTCCTCGTCTGGACGTTCGGGTTCATGGGGTGGGCCGGCATCACGTTCAACCAGCTGTTCGTCGCCGTCCCGGTGCTGCTGATGGGGCTGTCCATCGACTACGCCATCCACGTCTTCATGCGGTACCGCGAGGAGCGGCCGCCGGGAGGGGCTTCGGATGCACGGCCCGGCGCCGGGGACGGCGGCTTCGAGTTCGGAGACGGGGACGACGCCGGTCGACCGCCGTCGGTCCGGAAGGCGATGGGGACGGCGCTGGCGGGCGTCACCGTCGCGCTCGCGCTCGTCACGGCCACGACGGCGACGGGCTTCCTCTCGAACGTCGTCAGCGAGGTCCAGCCCATCAGGCAGTTCGGCGTCGTCAGCGCGGTCGGCATCCTCGGCGCGTTCGTCGTCTTCGCGCTGCTGATCCCGGCGCTGAAGGTCGAACTCGACCGGTGGCTCGAGGCCCGCGGCCACGACCGCCGGCAGACGGCCTTCGGCACGGAGGGCGGCCGGCTCTCCGCGGCCCTGGCCGTGCCCATCGCGGCGGCCCGGCTCTCGCCGAAGGGCGTCCTCGCGGCCGCGCTGGTCGTCACGCTGGTGGCCGGCGCCGGCGCCGCGACGGTCGACACCACCTTCGAGCAGGAGGACCTGCTCGTCGAGGAGGTCCCCGACTGGATGGAGGGGCTGGGGCCGCTCGCCCCCGGCGAGTACACCGCCCAGGAGAACATCGCGTTCGTCGACGGCGCGACGTACATCTACGACGGCACGTCCACGCAGATCCTCGTCAGGGGCGACGTGACGGCGAACGACACACTCGAGCGCGTCCAGAATGCCTCCGACGCGGCCAACGGGACGGACGTCGTCCTCGTCATGCCCGACGACACCTACGGGACGCAGAGCCCGGTCCGCATGATGGGCGAACTCGCCGACGACAACGAGAGCTTCGCCGAGACGTTCGAGGCCGCCGACACCGACGGCGACGGCGTCCCCGACCGGAACCTCGAGGCCGTCTACGACGCCTTCTACGCGGCGGCGCCGGACGGCGCCGGGAACTGGGTCCACCGCGAGGACGGCGAGTACGTCGCCCTCCGGATCGTCGTCCCGGTCGACGGCACGGCCGGCGAGCCGGCCATCGCCGAGCAGGTCCGGTCGGCCGCCGAGCCCGTCGACGGCGACGGCCTGGATGCCACCGCCACCGGCCAGCCGATCATGAACCAGGCCGTCGCGGAGAACCTCCTGTCGACGGTCCTCTACAGCCTCGCCATCACGCTCGCGGTCGTCCTCGCGGTCCTGATGGCGGTCTACCGGCGCGTCGAGGGGTACGCGAGCCTCGGGGCGGTGACGCTGGTCCCCATCGCCCTCGCCGTCGTCTGGATCACCGGGTCGATGGCCGCCCTCGGCATCCCGTTCAACGTGATGACCGCGCTCATCACCAGCTTCACCATCGGCCTCGGCATCGACTACTGCATCCACGTCTCCGAGCGGTACGTCTACGAACTGAACCGCGAGGTCGGGCGGGACGAGGCCCTCGAGAACGCCGTCCTCGGCACCGGCGGCGCGCTGCTGGGGTCGACGGCCTCGACCGCCGGCGGCATCGCCATCCTCGGGTTCGCGCTGCTCGTCCCGCTCCAGCAGTTCGGCGTCATCACCGCGCTCACCATCGTCTACGCCTTCGTCGGGAGCGTCGTCGTCCTGCCGAGCCTGCTCGCGCTGTGGACCGAGTGGGCCGACGCCGACCCCGCGGCCGTCCCGGAACACGTGCAGCGACGAGGGCAGCGCCGCCAGCAGCACAGCGGGGAGTGA
- a CDS encoding nicotinate-nucleotide--dimethylbenzimidazole phosphoribosyltransferase codes for MTRLVCCAGTTRTALVDGISAAGADADAMAHTPSADAEILAYGRPVRAPVVPVSPTGCPTPAVVTRAVLERLGVDCTVVDAGLAEPTGAPTVTVGARAGDDIREQDPVPSAPGAFAAARQFGRKLPDDELFLAETVPGGTTTALGVLTALGDEDVLGGEARGAVSSSLPENPLDLKRRIVAEALEASTLEPGDAAGEPLVALRRAGDPVLAVLSGIAAGALETDTAVTLAGGTQLVAAAACLRHGGYDSRLSLATTSFVAEDPAVDLDRAAAELDLSVTATDPGFTDDHPATAAYLRGEAKEGVGMGGALALADRAGFPMAEVRDGVREVYDDLLADDQREAPRP; via the coding sequence GTGACTCGACTCGTCTGCTGCGCCGGGACCACCCGGACCGCCCTCGTCGACGGCATCAGCGCCGCCGGCGCCGACGCCGACGCGATGGCCCACACGCCGAGCGCCGACGCAGAGATCCTCGCCTACGGCCGGCCGGTCCGCGCGCCGGTCGTCCCCGTCTCCCCGACGGGCTGTCCGACCCCCGCCGTGGTGACCCGCGCCGTCCTCGAGCGACTCGGCGTCGACTGCACGGTCGTCGACGCGGGGCTCGCCGAACCGACCGGCGCGCCGACGGTGACGGTCGGCGCCCGCGCGGGCGACGACATCCGCGAGCAGGACCCCGTGCCCTCGGCGCCGGGTGCCTTCGCCGCGGCCCGCCAGTTCGGCCGGAAGCTCCCGGACGACGAGCTGTTCCTCGCCGAGACCGTCCCCGGCGGGACGACCACCGCGCTGGGCGTGCTGACCGCCCTCGGGGACGAGGACGTCCTGGGCGGCGAGGCGCGAGGCGCCGTCTCCTCGTCCCTCCCGGAGAACCCCCTCGACCTGAAGCGCCGCATCGTCGCCGAGGCGCTCGAGGCCTCGACGCTCGAACCCGGCGACGCCGCCGGCGAACCGCTCGTGGCGCTCCGCCGCGCCGGCGACCCGGTCCTCGCCGTCCTCTCGGGGATCGCCGCGGGCGCGCTGGAGACCGACACCGCCGTCACGCTGGCCGGCGGCACGCAACTGGTCGCCGCGGCGGCCTGCCTCCGCCACGGCGGCTACGACAGTCGGCTGTCGCTGGCCACCACCTCGTTCGTCGCCGAGGACCCCGCCGTCGACCTGGACCGGGCGGCCGCGGAACTGGACCTCTCCGTGACGGCGACCGACCCCGGCTTCACCGACGACCACCCCGCGACGGCCGCCTACCTGCGCGGCGAGGCCAAGGAGGGCGTCGGCATGGGCGGCGCGCTGGCGCTCGCCGACCGCGCCGGGTTCCCGATGGCCGAGGTTCGCGACGGCGTCCGCGAGGTGTACGACGACCTGCTGGCCGACGACCAGCGGGAGGCGCCCCGGCCGTGA
- a CDS encoding CbiX/SirB N-terminal domain-containing protein produces the protein MTDALLLVGRQHTREVAQRHARRLRERGVADSVAVETYDRDPAELDVDAGDATYVVPMAVAPDRDTTRGIPGALPAARHCQPIGTSPAVSRALADRAAAATAPGDDASLALVAFGDTSLEGSRRTTEDHAARLRESAAYGEVTTAYLLQNPAAECVRYNLSGDRAVAVPFFLAACEETERALPEKLELDRGGLAYADPLGAHEAVTDAIEAEVAKARAIDAGTASVSPVATDGGGK, from the coding sequence ATGACGGACGCACTCCTGCTCGTCGGGCGGCAGCACACGCGCGAGGTGGCACAGCGGCACGCGAGGCGGCTCCGGGAACGGGGCGTCGCCGACAGCGTCGCCGTCGAGACGTACGACCGCGACCCAGCGGAGCTGGACGTCGACGCCGGCGACGCCACCTACGTCGTGCCGATGGCGGTCGCGCCGGACCGCGACACCACCCGCGGCATCCCCGGGGCGCTCCCCGCGGCGCGGCACTGCCAGCCCATCGGCACCAGCCCCGCGGTGAGCCGCGCGCTCGCCGACCGCGCCGCGGCGGCGACCGCCCCCGGCGACGACGCCTCGCTCGCGCTCGTGGCCTTCGGCGACACCTCCCTGGAGGGCTCGCGGCGGACGACCGAGGACCACGCCGCCCGCCTCCGGGAGTCCGCCGCCTACGGCGAGGTGACGACCGCCTACCTGCTGCAGAACCCCGCCGCAGAGTGCGTCCGATACAACCTCTCGGGCGACCGAGCCGTCGCCGTCCCGTTCTTCCTGGCCGCCTGCGAGGAGACCGAGCGCGCCCTCCCAGAGAAGCTCGAACTCGACCGCGGCGGCCTGGCCTACGCCGACCCGCTCGGCGCCCACGAGGCCGTCACCGACGCCATCGAGGCGGAGGTCGCGAAGGCCCGCGCCATCGACGCCGGCACCGCGTCGGTCAGCCCCGTCGCCACGGACGGCGGCGGCAAGTAG
- the serA gene encoding phosphoglycerate dehydrogenase, producing MKVLVTDPIADAGMDVLRDAGHEVVTDYDAEGDELLAAVADANALIVRSGTDVSREVFEAAEELVIVGRAGIGVDNIDIDAATDHGVIVANAPEGNVRAAAEHTVAMTFATARSIPQAHARLKTGEWAKGAFLGTELNGKTLGIVGLGRVGQEVAKKLDSLGMDLVAFDPYISEERAEQLGAELAELDAVLERADVLTIHTPLTSETENMIGEEELAQMEGGYLVNCARGGIVDEVALAEAVEDGVLAGAALDVFAEEPLAEDSPLLDAEDVIVTPHLGASTEAAQENVAVSTAEQVAAAFADEPVANALNAPSIDQSAFPRVEPYIHLADTAGKIAVQLLDSRVESVEVRYEGDIAGEDVELVTASALKGVFAPLELQVNAVNAPAMAEERGIEVSETKRQQAEDFQSLVTVTVSDGEEEISVDGTLFAGDDARIVRVDGYRVDAIPGGKMMVTRNTDEPGVIGHIGTVMGKYGVNIAAMFNAREIIGGEALTVYNVDEEVPDEAREELETDDRIIETRYISLNGV from the coding sequence ATGAAGGTACTCGTCACGGACCCCATCGCCGACGCCGGCATGGACGTGTTGCGCGACGCCGGCCACGAGGTCGTCACGGACTACGACGCCGAGGGCGACGAGCTGCTGGCGGCCGTCGCCGACGCCAACGCGCTCATCGTCCGCTCCGGCACCGACGTCAGCCGCGAGGTGTTCGAGGCCGCCGAGGAGCTCGTCATCGTCGGTCGCGCCGGCATCGGCGTCGACAACATCGACATCGACGCCGCCACCGACCACGGCGTCATCGTCGCCAACGCCCCCGAGGGGAACGTCCGCGCCGCCGCCGAGCACACCGTCGCGATGACGTTCGCGACCGCCCGCTCCATCCCGCAGGCCCACGCCCGGCTGAAGACCGGCGAGTGGGCGAAGGGCGCCTTCCTCGGCACCGAACTCAACGGCAAGACCCTCGGCATCGTCGGCCTCGGCCGCGTCGGCCAGGAGGTCGCCAAGAAGCTCGACTCGCTGGGTATGGACCTGGTCGCCTTCGACCCCTACATCTCCGAGGAGCGCGCCGAGCAGCTCGGCGCCGAACTCGCCGAACTCGACGCCGTCCTCGAGCGCGCCGACGTCCTCACCATCCACACGCCGCTGACCTCCGAGACCGAGAACATGATCGGCGAGGAGGAGCTCGCCCAGATGGAGGGCGGCTACCTCGTCAACTGCGCCCGCGGCGGCATCGTCGACGAGGTCGCCCTCGCCGAGGCCGTCGAGGACGGCGTCCTCGCCGGGGCGGCGCTGGACGTCTTCGCCGAGGAACCCCTCGCCGAGGACAGCCCGCTGCTCGACGCCGAGGACGTCATCGTCACGCCGCACCTCGGCGCCTCGACGGAAGCCGCCCAGGAGAACGTCGCCGTCTCGACCGCCGAGCAGGTCGCCGCCGCCTTCGCCGACGAGCCCGTCGCCAACGCCCTGAACGCCCCCTCCATCGACCAGTCGGCGTTCCCGCGCGTCGAGCCGTACATCCACCTGGCGGACACCGCCGGCAAGATCGCCGTCCAGCTGCTCGACAGCCGCGTCGAGAGCGTCGAGGTGCGCTACGAGGGCGACATCGCCGGCGAGGACGTCGAGCTCGTCACCGCCTCCGCGCTGAAGGGCGTCTTCGCGCCGCTGGAGCTGCAGGTCAACGCCGTCAACGCCCCGGCGATGGCCGAGGAGCGCGGCATCGAGGTCAGCGAGACCAAGCGCCAGCAGGCCGAGGACTTCCAGAGCCTCGTCACCGTCACCGTCAGCGACGGCGAGGAGGAGATCTCCGTCGACGGGACGCTGTTCGCCGGCGACGACGCCCGCATCGTCCGGGTCGACGGCTACCGCGTCGACGCCATCCCCGGCGGCAAGATGATGGTCACGCGCAACACCGACGAGCCGGGCGTCATCGGCCACATCGGGACGGTCATGGGGAAGTACGGCGTCAACATCGCGGCCATGTTCAACGCCCGCGAGATCATCGGCGGCGAGGCGCTCACCGTCTACAACGTCGACGAGGAGGTCCCCGACGAGGCACGCGAGGAGTTAGAGACCGACGACCGCATCATCGAGACGCGCTACATCAGCCTCAACGGCGTGTAG